The sequence GGCTGGGTGCCGATCGCGACGATGCGCCGGCCCAGCGGGGTCGCGTGCAGCACGACGCCCGTGATGATGGCGAGCCCCAGGAAGATCGCCGCCGAGTAGGAGATCTCGGTCCCCGGGATCGGGACGACGCCGATCTTCGTCAGCGAGATCGGGAACCCGGTGATGATCCTTGGCGCCAGGACGATCTCGGCGATGCCGCGGAACAGGGTCAGCGTCCCGATCGTGACCGCGATCGACGGCAGCCCGACGACCGCGATGAGGAAGCCGTTCAGGGCCCCGCCGAGCGCGCCCACCAGCAGCGCGATCGCCATGGCGAGCCAGATCGACAGGCCGGCGTGGAACAGGTCACCGGTCACCGTCCCGGCCAGGCCGAGCATCGACGCGACCGACAGGTCGATGTTGCCGGTCATGATGATGAGCAGGAGCGGGAGCGCCATGATGGCGACCTCGCCCTCGTTCGTCCCGATGAAGAAGAAGTTCGAGCCGTTCAGGAAGCTCGACGAGTGCGCCGTCCCCATCGCGAAGACGCCGATCAGCAGGACGACGAGCGCGCTCTCCCACCGCAGCGCCCCGCGCCACAGCGGGCGGGACCCGTTGTCGCCGGCCGGGCGGGTCGGCGTGGCCTCGGGCCGGATGGCGATGTCAGACGTCACGTCGAGCTCCCTCGGCCGAGCGCAGGCTTCGCGCGACCCGCAGGCTCAGCCAGCGGTCGAAGGCGATCGCGGCCAGCAGCAGGGCGCCGGCGATCGCCTGGTTCCAGAACGGCGAGACCTTCGTGGCGACCAGCGCCTGGTTGATGGTGTTGAGCAGCAGCGCCCCGAGCGCCGCGCCGACGACCGTCCCGCTGCCGCCGAAGATCGCGACCCCGCCGACGACGACCGCGGCGACGACGGTCAGCTCGTAGCCGTTGCCGCCGGTCACGTCGATCTGGGCGTGCTGGGCCAGGAACAGGGCCCCGCCGAGACCGGCCAGCGCCCCGCTGACCAGGAACGCGGTGAACACCCGCTTCCCGGCCGGGATGCCGGCGAGCGCCGCCGCCTCCGGGTTCGAGCCGATCGCGTAGAGGTCGCGGCTGGCCCGGAACGACCGCATCAGGTAGCCGGCGACCGCCACGACGACGATCACGATGATCGCGAGCCACGGGATGCCGAGGACGGACTCGTAGCCGACCTTCTGGTACGCCTTCGGGATCGCGGCCGGGTTGATGGTCTTGCCGTTGACGATCACGCCGTCGACGCCGCGGACGATGTAGAGCATCGCCAGGGTGACCACCAGGCTCGGTACCCGCGTCGTCGTCGTGACCAGCCCGTTGACGGCGCCGACCAGCGCTCCGACGGCGATGCCGAGCACGAACCCCAGCACCACCGGGAACCCCGGATGGTGCTTGAAGACCGACCCGACGATGTACGCCGACAGGCCGACGACGGAGCCGACCGACAGGTCGACGTTCCGGGTGATGATCACGAGCGTCTCGCCGACGCCGAGCAGGGCGATCAGGGCGGCGCCGGTCAGCAGCTGCTGGACGCTGTTGCCGCTGGCGAAGTGGTGGTTCTTGATCGTGGTCCCGACGAACACCAGCACGATGACCAGGGCGATGCCCAGCTCGCGGGCCCGCAGCAGCGAGGAGCCCCGGGCGAAGGTGGGCCTGGGTGGGGTCGGCGCCGATGTCTCGGGCGCGGCGAGGGCGGTCATGCGGCGGCCCCCGTGGCGACGTTGCCGGTGGCCGCGCGCATGACCGACGCCTCGTCGGCCTCGGCCCGGCTCAGCTCGGCGGTCAGCCGGCCCTCGTGCAGGACCAGCACCCGGTCGGCCATCCCGAGCACCTCGGGCAGGTCCGAGGAGATCATCAGCACGGCCATCCCGCCCGCGACCAGCTCGTCGAGGATGCGGTGCACCTCGGCCTTCGTGCCGACGTCGATGCCCCGGGTCGGCTCGTCGATGATCAGCAGCTTGGGCTGTCGGGCCAGCCACTTGCCCAGCACGACCTTCTGCTGGTTGCCGCCGGACAGCGTCGACACGGGGTCGCGCAGGTCGCCGGACTTCAGCCGCAGCCGGTCGCCCCAGGTACGGGCCAGCGCCCGTTCGTCCGAGCGCCGCACCAGCCCGAACCGGCGCAGCCCCGCGAGCGAGGCGAGGGCGACGTTGTGGTCGATGCCGAGTTCCATCACGAGGCCCTGCTGGCGGCGGTCCTCCGGCACCAGCGCGACCCCGGCGGCCATCGCGGCCTGCGGGGAGCCGTTCGGTAACACGCGGCCGTCGACGCGCACGGTGCCGCCGGTGCGCCGGTCGATCCCGAAGATCGCCCGGGCGACCTCGGTGCGACCGGCCCCGACCAGGCCGGCGAGCGCGACGATCTCACCGCGGCGCACCGTCAGGGAGATGTCGTCGAACACCCCGACGCTGCTGAGGTGCTCGACCTCCAGCACGACGTCGCCCGGGGCGGTGTCGGACTTCGGGAAGAGGCTGTCGAGGTCGCGGCCGACCATCGAGCGGATGATGTCGTCGACCGTCAGGTCCTCGATCGGGTCGGTCCGCACGAACGCGCCGTCCCGCATGACGGTGACGCGCTGGCAGCTCGCGAAGACCTCCTGCAGGCGGTGCGAGACGAACAGCACCGCCGCGCCCTGCGAGCGCAGGGTCCGCATGACCTCGAACAGCCGCTCGACCTCGACGTTGGTCAGAGCTGCGGTCGGCTCGTCCATCACCAGGACGGTCGCGTTGCGCGACAGCGCCTTGGCGATCTCGACGATCTGCTGGTCGGCGACGGACAGGCCGCGGGCGAGGCGCTGCGGGTCGAGGCGGACCCCTAGCCGGGCGAAGACCTCGGCAGCCGCCCGGTTCATCGCGCCCCGGTCGATCACGCGGCCCCGGCCGAGCTGCTGGCGGCCCATGAAGATGTTCTCCGCGACCGACAGGTCGGGGAACAGCGTCGGCTCCTGGTAGATGATCGAGATGCCGGCGGCGCGGGAGGCGTTCGGGCCGTTGAAGGTGACGGGCTCACCGCCGACGACGAGCGTTCCGCCGTCCGCCTGGTGCACGCCGGCGAGGATCTTGATGAGGGTCGACTTGCCCGCCCCGTTCTCGCCGAGCAGCGCGTGCGCCTCGCCCGGGTACAGGGTGATCGAGCCGTCGACCAGGGCCTTCACCGGACCGAAGTGCTTGGTCGCTCCCTGCAGCGACAGGGCCGGGGTCGCCCCCTTAGGCGACAGCGCCGGGGCTTCCGCCGCGTCCCCCGCGGTCTTTTCCATTCGATCAGGCATCGACGGCTGGCCCCTCCTCGTCGACTCAGTGAAACCTTTCACGTTCGGAGTGCCCAGAAGCTAACCGGACGGCCGCAACAGGGTCAAGGGGCAAGTTGCCGGATCGTTACGACATGCCGCCCGCGGCACAACTACCGAGATCTGGGGGCGTTGGCCCAGCTCGGTGGCGTAACGTCGCGGTCGGTCGGGCGCTTCCGACGACGGCAACCGGACGCTAGCGGTTGATACGGTTCAAATCGGTCTTCGCGGAGGGAGGGACATGGCCGACTCGGTCAGCGTCGTCGATGTCGCCCGGCGCGCCGGGGTGTCCGTCGGCACCGTCTCGAACGTCCTCAACCGCCCGGACCGGGTCTCCCCGGCGACCCGCGACCGCGTGCTCGCCGCCATCGAGGAGCTCGGGTTCGTCCGCAACGAGGCGGCCCGTCAGCTGCGGGCCGGCCGGAGCCGGACGATCGGGCTGATCGTGCTGGACGTACGCAACCCCTTCTTCACGGACCTCGCCGCCGGCGTCGAGGCGGCCGCGGCGGGCGAGGGCCTGTCGGTGATCCTCTGCGACTCCGGCGACGACCCACGCCGCGAGGAACGCTACCTGAGCCTGCTCCAGGAGCAGCGCGCCTACGGGATCATGATCACGCCGGTCTCCGAGGACCGCGGCCGCATCGAGGAGATCCGCCAGCACGGCACGCCCGTCGTGCTGGTCGACCGCGCCTCCCACGGCGGCCAGTGCTCGGTGTCCGTCAACGACCTGGTCGGCGGCGAGCTGGCGGCGGCGCACCTGCTGGGCCTCGGGCACCGCCGGATCGCCTTCATCGGCGGCCCGCCCACCATCCGGCAGGTGGCCGACCGGCTCGCCGGGGCGCGCCTCGCGGTGACGAAGGCTGGCCTGGTCGGCGAGACGCTGACGCTGGTCGAGACCGCAGCGCTCAACGTCGACGCCGGCCGCCAGGCGGGCGTGCGGGTCGCGGAGATGCCGGCGTCCGTGCGGCCGACCGCGGTGTTCTGCGCCAACGACCTGATCGCCCTGGGCGTCCTGCAGGAGATGACCCGCCGGCGGCTCAAGGTCCCCGAGGACCTCGCCATCGTCGGGTACGACAACATCGACTTCGCCGCCGCCGCGGCCGTCCCGCTGACGTCGGTGGCGCAGCCGCGGGCCCAGCTGGGCCAGACCGCGGCCGAGCTGCTCATCGACGAGGTGTCGGCGCACCGCACCCACCGCCACCGCCAGGTCGTCTTCGAACCGGACCTGGTCGTACGAGAATCCACCCAGCCCTGACCCGGCCGGGCACCCGGATCGTTGTCGCTGACGCGGGAGGGCCCGTGAAGATCGCGCTGTTCGTGAGCTGCCTGGTCGACGGGCTGTATCCCCAGGTCGGCCAGGCCACCGTGCGGCTGCTGCGCCGCCTCGGCCATGACGTCGAGGTGCCGTCGTCGCAGACCTGCTGCGGGCAGATGCACGTCAACACCGGCTACCCCCGCGAGGCGCTGCCGCTGGTGCGCAACCACGTCGACACCTTCGCCGGGTACGACGCGATCGTCGTGCCGAGCGGTTCGTGCACCGGCGCGATCCGCCACCAGCACGCCGACGTCGCCCGCCAGTTCGGCGACGAGGCGCTCGCCGAGCGGGCCGAGCAGGTCGCGGAACACACCTACGAGCTGTCCGAGCTGCTGGTCGACGTGCTCGGGGTGACCGACGTCGGCGCGTCGTTCCCGCACCGGGTCACCTACCACCCGACCTGCCACTCGCTGCGCCTGCTCGGCGTCGGCGACCGGCCGCTGCGGCTGCTGCGGGCGGTGCGCGGCCTCGACCTGGTCGAGCTGCCGGCGGCCGAGCAGTGCTGCGGCTTCGGCGGGACGTTCGCGCTGAAGAACCCGGACGTCTCGACGGCGATGCTCGCCGACAAGATGGCCGGCATCCTGACGACCCGGGCCGAGGTCGCCACGGCCGGCGACGCGTCCTGCCTGATGCACATCGGCGGCGGCCTGTCCCGGCTGCGCAGCGGGGTGCGCACGCTGCACCTCGCGGAGATCCTCGCCTCGACCGAGCAGGACGCGCCGGCCACGACGGCGGGCGCGGCGGCGGCCACGACGGGAGCCCGGTCATGACGTTTCTCGGGCTGCCGACCGCGCCGGCCGGCGTCGGGCACCTCACGGGCACCCAGACCTTCCCCGCGGCGGCGCGGACGGCGGTCGCGGACACCCAGCTGCGCCGCAACCTCGGCAACGCCACCTCCACGATCCGGGCCAAGCGGGCGTCGGTGGTCGCCGAGCTGCCCGACTGGGGCGAGCTGCGCGCCGCCGGTGCCGCGATCAAGGACGACGTGCTCGCCCACCTGGACCGCTACCTGCTCCAGCTGGAGGAGCGGGTCACCGCGGCCGGCGGGCAGGTGCACTGGGCCCGCGACGCCGTCGAGGCGAACCGCATCGTCACCGAGCTGGTCGTGGCCACCGGCGTGGACGAGGTCGTCAAGGTCAAGTCGATGGCGACCCAGGAGATCGGCCTGAACGAGGCGCTCGCCGCGGCCGGGATCGCCGCGATCGAGACCGACCTCGCCGAGCTGATCGTCCAGCTCAGCGACGACCGGCCCAGCCACATCCTGGTGCCGGCGATCCACCGCAACCGGGCCGAGATCCGCGAGATCTTCCTGCGCGACATGCCGGGCGTCGACCGGGACCTGACCGACGACCCGGCGGCGCTGGCCGCGGCGGCCCGCACGCACCTGCGGCACAAGCTGCTCACGGCGAGCGTCGCGGTCAGCGGCGCGAACTTCGCCGTCGCCGAGACCGGGACCCTCGCCGTGGTCGAGTCCGAGGGCAACGGCCGGATGTGCCTGACCGTCCCGCGCACGCTCATCACCGTCATGGGCCTCGAGAAGGTCGTCCCGACCTGGCGTGACCTGGAGGTCTTCCTCCAGCTGCTCCCCCGCTCCTCGACCGGCGAGCGGATGAACCCGTACACGTCGATGTGGACCGGGGCGACCGAGGGGCAGACGTTCCACCTCGTGCTGCTCGACAACGGCCGGACCGCGACGCTGGCCGACCCGCGCGGCCGGGCCGCGCTGCGCTGCATCCGCTGCTCGGCGTGCCTGAACGTCTGCCCGGTCTACGAGCGGGCCGGCGGCCACGCCTACGGGTCGGTGTACCCGGGGCCGATCGGCGCGGTGCTGTCGCCGCAGCTCACCGGCCTGGGCGGCGACGGCGCGTCCGGCGGGATCAACGCCAGCCTGCCCTATGCCTCGACGCTGTGTGGCGCCTGCCTCGACGCGTGCCCGGTCGCGATCGACATCCCGTCGATGCTGGTGCACCTGCGGTCCCGGGCCGTCGACGCCAAGCGGGAGGTCCACCGGCTCCCGTCGGCGGAACGCGCGGCGATGACGGCCGCAGCCTGGGTCATGAGCGACCCGGCGCGCTGGACCCGGGCGCTGCGCGCCGGCCGGCTCGGCCGCCTGCTGCGCGGCCGCCGCGCGCTGCCGCCGCCGCTGTCGGCCTGGGCCGGCGCCCGCGACGTCCCCCAGCCCCCGGCGGAGACGTTCCGCGACTGGTGGGCCCGCGAGGGGAACACGACCCCATGAGCGCCACCGCCCGCGCGGGCGCCGGCCGCCCCGCGCCGAAACGAACGGGAGAACCCGTGACGTCTGCCCGAGACGAGGTGCTGGCGCGCATCCGGTCGGCCCTGTCCGACGACACCCCGGACCAGTCGGTCCCGCGCGGCTACCGGCAGGGCCGGGCCGACTCGGCCGGCGACCTCGACCTGTTCGCCCGTCGGGTGATCGACTACCACGCGACGGTGACCTTCATGGCGCCCGACCAGCTGCCCGAGGGGATCGCCGCGCGGCTGGACGAGAACCGCGTCGGCCGGCTGGTCGCGCCGGACGGCCTCCCGGCCGGCTGGACGGCCGACCTGCGCGCGACGGTGCTCACCGACACGCCTCCGCTGTCCGTCACCGAGCTCGACGCCGCCGACGGCACCCTGACGACCTGCGCGGTCGCGGTCGCCGAGACCGGCACGATCGTCCTGGACGCCGGGGCAGGCCAGGGCCGACGGGCGTTGACGCTGATCCCGGACTACCACCTGGTCGTGGTGCGAGCCGACCAGGTCGTCGCGACGGTCCCGGACGCCGTGGCGCTGCTCGCCGTGGCCGGGCCGGCCCGGCCGCTCACCTGGATCAGCGGTCCCAGCGCCACCAGCGACATCGAGCTGAACCGAGTCGAGGGAGTCCACGGCCCGCGAACGCTCGACGTACTCGTCGTCCGCGCCGACGCGTAGCTCACGCGGGCGACGGACAAGATCGCTGTTTGGGCCCTCGGGTGGCTGTAACCGCGGCGTTTTCGCGACCAGCTGAGGGCCGAAACGGCGATCAAGCCAGCAGGCTGACCTCGCCGGACCCCGGCGCTAGCCGGCGGTACGTGTGCGGGCGGTCGGGCCCGGCGCCGGGGTGGCCGCGCGGGTGTCGCGCCGCGGTGACGAGTCGTGCGGGCGACCGGAGGCGGGCTGTCGCGGTGGCCGGACGGCCGCGCGCGACGCGATCGCTTCCTAGGCGCGGCGAGGCCGGGGGCGACGGCGAACGGGGGCCGGCCTGGCGGGGTTGTCCGCGACGGGCCGGCGGAAGGTGGTGGGCTCGGTCTCCGCGACGTCGCCGCCCTCAGGGTCAGGCCCGAAGTCGGGCGCCTGGAAGAGGTCGACCGACGGACGCGGCGCCTCCCGCCGGGGCGAGGAGCGCGCCGGTTCCGACGCGGAGAACAGTGGGTTGGGCGTTGTGGCGATGAGAGGTCTCGCTTCTGGGGTGGGAGGTCGCCTGGATCGACGGCGCGGCACACCGGCGGCGGAGCCAGGCTCCGCCGCGGACCCGGCGCTCGGTGCCGTCAGAGGTGCGACATCTTGCTGAACGGGCTCGGGATGCGTTCCTGCTGCGACCCGAAATCGACCAGCACGGCGATGTCCTGCTCGACCCCGATGACCTGGCCGAGACCGTACGTGTCGTGGATGACGCGGTCACCGATGGCGAAGCGATCGCACGGCGGAATGACCGGATCCTTGAAGGGGCTGGTGGGCAGACGGCGCTTGGGTACCGCTGACTTGGTCATTGGCTCCAGTATGCGCCTACCGGGGGTGACGCCGCGCCGGTAGCCGCCGAAGTGCGGCCGATCCGAGGCCCCTCGCCGGAGGTTCCGCGTCCGGGCGGGCCTTTCGTGGGTAGGCCACGCGATGCGGTCGCCGCCGCCGGACGGCCGGTGGACCCGCCGGCCGGGCCAGCCGGCGGGCACCGACGCGGGCCGCCATCGATGCCTTAGTAAACGCTCACTTGTCACCTCGGGTTTCGCGGGCTACCGTCGCCCAGGTCCCCCGGCGTCGGTGCGAGGAGCGGGATGAGCGAGCGTCGAGGCAGGGTCGAGGGCAAGGTCGCGATCGTCACCGGTGCCGGTTCGACACCCGGGCCCGGGATGGCCACCGGCCGGGCCTGCGCCATCGTCCTGGCCCGCGAGGGCGCCCAGGTCCTGCTCGCCGACGTCGACGGCGCGCGGGCCGAGGAGACCCGGGAGATCATCGAGGGCGAGGGCGGCCAGGCGGCCGTCTTCGCCGGGGACATGACGAAGGCCGCGGACTGCGCGGCCATGGTCGCCGCCGCCGTCGACGCCTTCGGGACGCTGGACATCCTGGTCAACAACATCGGCGTCTCGATCGCGGGCAACGTCGTCGACACCGACGAGGCCGACTGGGACCGGGTGCTCGACCTCAGCCTGAAGACGATGTTCCTGGCCAGCAAGAACGCCGTGCCGGTGATGGCGGCCAAGGGCGCCGGGGCGATCGTGAACATCGGGTCGATCGCGGGCTCGCGCGGCGGGAACTACGTCGGCTACGCGGCGGCCAAGGGCGGGGTGAACGCGCTCACCGTCGACATGGCCTTCTCGCACGGCCGCCAGGGAATTCGGGTCAACGCCGTCGCCCCCGGCCATATCACCACTCCCCTGCTGTTCTCCGTCCTCGGCGTCACCCCGGAGGCCGACTACCGCCAGCGGCTCGCCGCCGCGGCCAACCTGCTGGGCACCGCCGGTGACGGCTGGGACGTCGGGTGGGCCGCGACCTTCCTGGCCAGCGACGAGGCCCGCTGGATCACCGGCGCGATCCTCCCGGTCGACGGCGGGGTGATGGCCGTGACGCCGCTGATGATGGCCGCCGGCCTGCGGGCCGAACCGCCGCCCGCCTGAACTTTTCTGCCCGCGCACCCACGTTCAGCCGAAAGCGAGCACGCCCATGAGCACCGGACCGGAATCGCCCGACGCGGAGTTACTGGCGGCCACCGACGAACAGATCGACGACGCCGTCCAGTACGCCGACCCGATGGCACTGCGCGGCCTGCTCTACCAGCTCACCGGCGACGAGTCCGTCGCGGCCACGAAGGTCGGGCCGGTCCCAGGCTATGTCGGGGGAAACCTCTCGTTCGGGCTGACGGACCCGGCGGACATCGCGTTCCTGCGGGCCCGGGCCGCGCGTTTCCTGAAGGAACGCCGGGACGGCGGCGCGCCGCCCATCGGGCCCGGGCCGGTGGAGCGGCTTGCGCGCAGCCTGGCCCTCGCGGGAGGCATGGCCGAGCTACCCGCCGAGGACGTCGAGCTGTGGGTGGAGGAGCTTTCCCTCGACCCCTGGGCTCGTGGCCTGACCTGGGAGCGGCCGCCGGAGCCTGACCGGCTCGCGGAGTTCTCGGTCGTCATCATCGGCGGCGGGATGGGCGGCCTGAACGTCGCGGCCCAGCTCAAACACGCCGGCCTCACGTTCACCCTGCTGGAGAAGAACTCCGGCGTGGGCGGAACGTGGTACGAGAACCGCTATCCCGGCGCGCGGGTCGACTCGCCGAGCCGCGCCTACACCCACATCCTCGGCGTCGAGTTCGACACGCCGTCGCCGTGGTGCTCCCAGGGCGAGAACGAGACGTACTTCAACTGGTTCACCGACCGGTTCGGCCTGCGTGAGCACATCGAGTTCGACACCGAGGTCACGACGGTGACCTGGGACGAGAGCGGCGCGTTCTGGGAGGTCGTGGCCGACGGTCCGGGTGGGCGCCGGGTGCTGCGGGCCAACGTGGTCATCAGCGCCGTCGGCCTGCTGTCGCGCCCGAGCCTGCCGCGGATCACCGGGATGGACACCTTCGCCGGCCGGTCCTTCCACACCGCGCGCTGGCCGCAGGACTTCGACCCGGACGGCCGGCGGGTCGCCGTGATCGGCACCGGGTGCTCCGGGGTCCAGCTGGTTCCGGAACTGGCGAACCTCGCCGGGCACGTGACCGTCTTCCAGCGGACCCCGCAGTGGCTCTTCGAGCACGACGGCTACCGGTCGCCGTTCCCGGACCAGGTCCGCTGGCTGGACCGGAACTTTCCCTACCACCCGCACTTCATGCGGTTTCGGACCAACTGGCTGCTCGGCCCCTACCTGTCCGGGCCGCTGCGGGAGATCGACCCGGACTTCGTCGACCCGTTCGCGCGCAGCGCCGTCAACAAGCAGATCCGTGACGAGCGCATCGCGTTCATCGGCAAGAAGCTGGCGAGCCGGCCGGAGCTGGTCGAGAAGATGATCCCGCCGCACCCACCGTTCTCGACCCGGCCCGTCCAGGTCGACTCCCGGTACAACATGTACGACGCGATCATGCGCGACGACGTCACCCTGGTGACCGAGGGAATCGACCGGATAACGCCGGCCGGGGTCCGCACCGTGGACGGGGCCGAGCACGAGGTCGACGCGATCGTCTACGCGACGGGATTCAGGGCGAACGAGTGCCTGTGGCCCATGGAGGTGCTCGGCCGGGACGGACGGTCCGTCCACGACCTGTGGGCGAAGGACGGCCCGCGCGCCTACCTCGGCGCGATGCTGCCCGGCTTCCCCAACTTCTTCCTCATCTACGGGCCGAACATGAACCCGTACGGCGGCCTCGGCGTCGTCAACCACCAGGAGATGGTCACCCGTTTCCTGCTGGACTGCGTCAAGGAGGTGCTCGTCACCGGGAAACGCTCCGTCGAGGTCACCGAGGCGGCGTACTGGGACTACAACGACCAACTCGACGCGCGCGAGAAGTACAAGATCTACAAGGACGAGCGGGCGAACAGCTACTACCGCAACGAGCACGGCCGGTCCGTGACGAACTGCCCGTTCCCCGGCAACGAGATGTGGCACCGCCTACGCCACCCGAACTTCGACGAGGTCCTCGTCCGCTGACGGCGGTGCAGGTGAGCTTCATTTCCACCACCGCACCCTGGATTTCCCGATCGTCCTGCTGCCCGGGTACTGTCGATAGACCGCGTATGACCGCAGTTGCCCCAGGATGATACCGAAGGTCTCCGTCAGCCAGACGAAAATAAATCCAAGGTAGAGACCCGACACGAATGAGGAAGAAAGATATCTTTCGGCCAGAAGAAAGGCAGGGATCCCGAGGAACACACGTCCGAGCGCCGGCAACAGGCCCCAGTGGTCGCCTCGGGGCCAGACCAGGAGAATGGATACCAGCAACCCCGCCGTCTTCTCGGCAGGGTTGATGGACACGGCCTGCAGGAAGAGGCAGGCGCACGCGTAGAGTCCGAGCACGATGGCGGACGTCCGCTTCATGGTCCGCGAGCGGACGGCGGTCGCGAGATGCATCGCGACGACCAGCGTGATCGGATGGCCGCTGCCGACGACCTCCCGGCTTCGCGCGAGGGTGGCCTCCCCCAGCCGCCGCGCCGCCGCATAGTGGCCCGTCGACCACAGCGTGACCGCCAGGTTCCCCGCGGCGCGCAGGGTGTGCGGGTGGTTCTCGCCGAGAATCTCCCGGCGGCGGGCCAGCACGCCCTCCTCCAGCTCCCGCGCCGCCGCATAGCCGCCCATCGCCCACAGAATGACGGCCAGGTTCCCCGCGGCGTACAACGTGTCCGGGTGGTTCTCACCGAGAATCTCCCGGCGGCGCGCCAGCACGACCTCGGCCAACCTGCGGGCGGCCGACCAGTCACCCAGCTCCCCGAGCGTCGCGGCGAGGTTGCCGGCGGCTGTCAGCACCTCCGGGTGATCCTCACCGAGGACCTCCCGGCGGCGCGCCAACACATTCTCCTCCAGCGCCCTGGCCGCCGAATAGTCCCTCAGCTCGCGCAAGGTCGCGGCGAGCCCGGCTCCCGCCGTCAGCGTGTCCGGATGATCCTCACCGAGGACCTCCCGGCGGCGCGCCAACACGTCCTGCGCCAGCCCTCGCGCCGCCGCATAGTCACCCAGGGACCGCAGGGTGACGGCGAGGTCCGCCATCGCGGTCAGCGTGTCCGGATGATCCTCTCCGAGGACCTGACGGCGGCGCGCCAGCACGTCCTCGGCCAACTCCCGTGCCGCCGCGTAGTCCCCCTGCCCCAGCTCCCCAAGGGTCGAGGCGAGGTTGGCGGCGGACGTCAGCGTATCTGGATGATCCTCACCGAGAATCTCCCGGTTACGGGAGAGGGCCCGTTCTGCCAGTGCGCGACTACTCGGCAGGTCGCCCCGGCTCAGGAGATACCGCGTGAGCCTGCTGATCATGGCGCGGCTGTCCGGGTCGTCGTCGTCCACCAGCTCGACGGCCGACGCGTGCGCGTACAGCAGCGCGAACCGGGGCCAGGCGTCCGGTCGGTCCCACGCGTCCGGGCGGCCGTGCGCCAGCAGCCGGCGGGCCGCCGTGCGCAGCACCGGCCGCAGGTCGGCGGGCGTGTCCTCGCGCAGCACCGCACCGGCGAGACGATGCATCACCACCGCGTCGTTGTCGTCGGTGCGGCGGACCAGGGCGAGAGCCAGCAGGCGGCCGACGGTTTCCGCCCACCCGATCCGATCCGCCGAGGCGCGATCCAGCGGGGCGGGAAGCAGCACCGCGACCTGCGGGCGCACCAGATCCAGCGGGATCGGCTCCGGCCCGAAGTGCGCCCACAGCCGAGCGAGCATCACCGCGGTCGGGTCTTCAAGCTGGTGCAACGTCACGGTCCAGGTGGCGGCGACCGGCCGAACGCCCTCCGGCGCACCTCGGCTCATCAGCTGCTGAAGCTCGGTGGACAACAGCCCGGCGTACTCGCCGGGCCTCATCGACGTTTCCGCGAGAAAGGCCCCCGCCTGCTCGACCGCCAGCGGAAGGTTCCCGAGCGACTCCGCGATCCGCGCCGCGTCCCGGTCGCCGATTCCCGGGACGCGGGCGCGCAGCAGCGCCACGGCGTCCATCGACGGCAGCACGTCGACCCGCACCGACTGGGCCACCCCCGACCAGCGATGGTCCCGCGATGTCACCAGCACATGCCCACCCGAGGCCGACGCCGCCCGCAACAACCCGAACAAGTCACCCGGCGCGCCCGCGTTGTCCAGCACCAGCAACCAGCGCGCGAACCGCG is a genomic window of Pseudofrankia inefficax containing:
- a CDS encoding lactate utilization protein B, yielding MTFLGLPTAPAGVGHLTGTQTFPAAARTAVADTQLRRNLGNATSTIRAKRASVVAELPDWGELRAAGAAIKDDVLAHLDRYLLQLEERVTAAGGQVHWARDAVEANRIVTELVVATGVDEVVKVKSMATQEIGLNEALAAAGIAAIETDLAELIVQLSDDRPSHILVPAIHRNRAEIREIFLRDMPGVDRDLTDDPAALAAAARTHLRHKLLTASVAVSGANFAVAETGTLAVVESEGNGRMCLTVPRTLITVMGLEKVVPTWRDLEVFLQLLPRSSTGERMNPYTSMWTGATEGQTFHLVLLDNGRTATLADPRGRAALRCIRCSACLNVCPVYERAGGHAYGSVYPGPIGAVLSPQLTGLGGDGASGGINASLPYASTLCGACLDACPVAIDIPSMLVHLRSRAVDAKREVHRLPSAERAAMTAAAWVMSDPARWTRALRAGRLGRLLRGRRALPPPLSAWAGARDVPQPPAETFRDWWAREGNTTP
- a CDS encoding LutC/YkgG family protein, with amino-acid sequence MSATARAGAGRPAPKRTGEPVTSARDEVLARIRSALSDDTPDQSVPRGYRQGRADSAGDLDLFARRVIDYHATVTFMAPDQLPEGIAARLDENRVGRLVAPDGLPAGWTADLRATVLTDTPPLSVTELDAADGTLTTCAVAVAETGTIVLDAGAGQGRRALTLIPDYHLVVVRADQVVATVPDAVALLAVAGPARPLTWISGPSATSDIELNRVEGVHGPRTLDVLVVRADA
- a CDS encoding SDR family NAD(P)-dependent oxidoreductase, which gives rise to MSERRGRVEGKVAIVTGAGSTPGPGMATGRACAIVLAREGAQVLLADVDGARAEETREIIEGEGGQAAVFAGDMTKAADCAAMVAAAVDAFGTLDILVNNIGVSIAGNVVDTDEADWDRVLDLSLKTMFLASKNAVPVMAAKGAGAIVNIGSIAGSRGGNYVGYAAAKGGVNALTVDMAFSHGRQGIRVNAVAPGHITTPLLFSVLGVTPEADYRQRLAAAANLLGTAGDGWDVGWAATFLASDEARWITGAILPVDGGVMAVTPLMMAAGLRAEPPPA
- a CDS encoding flavin-containing monooxygenase, with product MSTGPESPDAELLAATDEQIDDAVQYADPMALRGLLYQLTGDESVAATKVGPVPGYVGGNLSFGLTDPADIAFLRARAARFLKERRDGGAPPIGPGPVERLARSLALAGGMAELPAEDVELWVEELSLDPWARGLTWERPPEPDRLAEFSVVIIGGGMGGLNVAAQLKHAGLTFTLLEKNSGVGGTWYENRYPGARVDSPSRAYTHILGVEFDTPSPWCSQGENETYFNWFTDRFGLREHIEFDTEVTTVTWDESGAFWEVVADGPGGRRVLRANVVISAVGLLSRPSLPRITGMDTFAGRSFHTARWPQDFDPDGRRVAVIGTGCSGVQLVPELANLAGHVTVFQRTPQWLFEHDGYRSPFPDQVRWLDRNFPYHPHFMRFRTNWLLGPYLSGPLREIDPDFVDPFARSAVNKQIRDERIAFIGKKLASRPELVEKMIPPHPPFSTRPVQVDSRYNMYDAIMRDDVTLVTEGIDRITPAGVRTVDGAEHEVDAIVYATGFRANECLWPMEVLGRDGRSVHDLWAKDGPRAYLGAMLPGFPNFFLIYGPNMNPYGGLGVVNHQEMVTRFLLDCVKEVLVTGKRSVEVTEAAYWDYNDQLDAREKYKIYKDERANSYYRNEHGRSVTNCPFPGNEMWHRLRHPNFDEVLVR